The DNA window AACGAGAGGCACTCGTCGTGCAATTCTGGCTGAATATTGACTCAGAACGCGAGCGGGAATACTCGGCGTGCGCTTCGATCACGAGGAGGTCGTCCTGTGGATGTCTCGCTGCCGTTGGCCGCTCGATGGGATATAATCTACTGGAACTGTCTGACAAGCTTTTATATCTTGCCCGTACAAACCAGTTTGTATGACACAGACGGCAAAGATAGCAGTGACAAACCAAAAGGGTGGCGTCGGAAAGACGACCGTCGCGATCAACGTCGCCGGGGCACTCAACGCACGCGGGAGAAACGTACTGTTCGTCGACATCGATCCACAGGGTAACGCGACCGAGGATCTCGGAATGCCAGAGGCGTACGATAAGGAACCGCCGAGCCTGTTCGACTGTCTCACCGACGCGGAGAAGCGAGAATACGTCACCCAGATCATTCAAGAGCATCCCGAGATGGACGTCCTGCCGTCGAATATCGACATGACGGCTGCCGAACCCGAACTGACGCTCTCGAGGCGCGGTGGCGAACAACTCGATATCCTGCTCGAATACGTCGAGGACGACTACGATTACATCATTGTGGACTCGCCTCCAAACCTTGGGAATCTCACCGATAATGCGCTATACGCTACCCAGAATATTCTGATTCCGGCACTCGCCGAATCGACGAGTAAGCGCGCGTTCGAGCTCCTCTTCGATCACGTCGAGATGCTTGAGTTAGACTACGAGATCGAGATCAGCGAGGTCGGCGTCGTCGCGAACCGTATCGACGTGCGAAAGAACCAGGCACTAGAGATGGTCGAGTGGATCGATGCTGCGTTCGACGATGTTCCTGTGTGGCGCGTCCGTGAGCGAGCGGACGTCCAGTACGCGCTCGAGGAGGGCGTGTCCCTTCTCGAGTACAATCCAGAGAGCGATATGTGCGACGTCTTTTTGGATATCGCGGACGGTTTGGATAGCCAATTCGGTTTTGAAGAAACAGAGGTGCGAGCATGAGCGATCGAGCCAACCGGCTTCGAGAGCGCCGAAACAAATCCAAAGAGGCCGTCCAGTCCAAAGCGGACAAGACGGACGAACCGTCCGAAACGCCACGGCCGTCAAAACAATCAAAACCGTCCAAACCGTCACAGACAGACAAACCAGGCGAGATGGAAGAGACGGGCGAGACGGACAAACCGTCTATCAAAGACGAACAGGTTGGGACGTATCTGTACCTCCCGGAAGCGCAGAAAAAGGAGATGGGCCTCCAGTACAAGATTCTAAGCGCGGAGTACGAGCGCGAGTTCGGTAAAGAACTCGAGAAGAACCGTCACTTCTACCCGCTGGTCATCGAGCACGGTTTGGACGGTTTGGACGGTTTGGACGTACAAGAGGTACGTGACCTACTGGACGGTTTGGACTACTGATTTCGAGTTCGTTGTTTTGCGTCGATCTTTTCGAACTGGCCAGTAATATCCCAAGTTAACGCATTCGTGCTATTACGAACACAAGAACCGCTAAAAATACTATGATTAGCGCCATAGGGATGTAAGGAGTATAGCAACCGATTAGTGCCCAGATGTCCGTTCCAGCGGCTGTCCCACATTCATAGAATGACATTGATAATAGTATATTCGGATATCTAATGAAACTAGTCCGATAATTCCTGCCGAACTACCCCTCCTCTTCGTCCTGCTCTCGAGTCCGCGCTTTACTTCCCGCTTCGGTCGCAGGCCAGTCTTTCCGTCGGAACTCACCAGGATGTTCGGTGTTGACGTGCTCGGCCAGCTCGGCAGCGCCGCCAGTCGAGTGCGAGCAGTCCGTTGACGGGCAGACGAACGATCGTGGAGTCACGAATTAGCTACTGCTCGAGTAGTTCATCGACAAACTTCTCCGCGTCAATAAAGCCGTCTGCTTTCCCTTCGAAATAGTGCCATCTTTTCGAATCTGTCTCGAACTCGCTACTCGTTTTAGATGCCAATTCTCTCTCTCTTCCTGAAGCTTCTCCTTGAGTTGCTCGAGTTGTCGCTCATGCTTCGATCTACACATACTAACGTCAGAGAATAAGCTATCCTACCGCTTCGTCGACGACATAATCTCGAGCCACGGGTCTCGACTGGCCTCCTCGATCCGCTCGAGGGCGTGGCGCTCGCAGTAGTACTCGATGCCCTGGGTGACCCGACGTCGGTTTTTGACGTTGAACCGGTAGCCCGAGATCCGGTCGCAGTCACGCCACTCGCACGAGAGCATACGCGCTCGTTCACTGTACTGGATAGAAACAGTCCACCTCGGTGCGAAAGTGGAAGTAGCAGGCAACGGTGGGAAACCATACTGGCCCGAATTATGGCGGTGTGAAGGGTGTGATCAGATCTATGGCGGTAGGGTCGTTTCGGGCGGTTATGCACCTTCGGGTGTCGTCCCGTGCCGTCAGTCGTAGCCGGTGGTTGGCGCTGTTTGGCGATTCATCAGCTTGCGGCGAACTCATGGGTAAAACATCGCCCGATGAGAACTGCTTGGATCTGTTAATGGGACCAATAAGAAACAGCCGATCAAAACCGCCGAAAGGCAGATTGATTCGGATTAGTTGGATTCGAAATTGTCTCGAGCGAGGCTTGATCTCTCGGGAAGGCATTCAGATGCGACTTGAAACTCCTCTTTCCGAATGCGACCGTCCTCCTCAAGTTTATTCAATAGATACCGAGCCGAATTTCGATGAATATCGAGGTCCTCAGTGACCTCTCCGGTTTGAATTGCAAGCCAGCCATCTGGCATATTGGTAATAGTAGTGGGATGTTATTGTCTCGGCTCGGCCAATTAGCCATCTATTTCGATATTCTGACAAGTTTCCACGATCTGGTCGAGTAGTGGCGAAAAGTTTCGGCTGCGAATATCACCAGTCCGCCGATCAAACTCGATGGCGCCGATCTCAACTAGTTTCGGAAGATCAGTATGAACCAAGTTTATTTGCATCTGTTCTCGAATCTCGTTGGAGACTTCGGTGGTCGGGACGCTCTCAATTTCTGCTGACATTTCTATCGCAAGAGTCTCTACATCGGTAACTTCGACCGCGAGAAGATGATAAAGGAGATCTCGCCTACGTTGGTTGGAGAGAACGGCGAGGAGTTTGTCGAGCTGACGGCGGGTTTCATCACTCGCGGATGGTGAACCTCCTCTATCGTTATCCATTGGGGGTAAAACGCCGTCACCGACTATAAATCAGAGGACATCGGGCAGCCAATGAGCTTCGTGTGAACTGACCGAATGATACTCAACTCTTGATCGCGATTACTTTGCATGGATACCGAAAAGCGGGGGATGCGTTGGCCGTTTTTGACCGCTGGGCGGTCACTCCCGTCGCAGCCCTTTGACCCTGACGTAGAACGTGCAGCCACTGTGCTCGTCCCGCCAGCTGCGGCGGCAATGGGAGCTGATCCATTCACCATATCTACATTGAACGATCGGATCGACCCGGATAGTGTTGATCGTATTCTCGCAAACTTTCCAACCGATTCGCAGTCGGGTGTTCGAATAGCAATCGAGGTGTCGTGGGACGGTGCCTCCGTGTTAGTTCGTGATGATGGACACATAGAAGAATACCCGACCGATCAATCGTCGGACCACAGAGAAGCTGCGGTAACGCTCAAGCATGACTGGCAGGGGAGGAGTTCCCTCCTCTGGTCGGTTAGTCAGGCAATCGCGACCAAATCGGCTAAGTCCCCAGCTGAGATCAGTGAGCTGCTTCGGAAGTGGCTTGATCCGGACGCCCTCGATCGCCTTCTTCAACCACTTTTCGATGAAACAGAGCGTCACGACAGTCGTCTTTTCCTCTCGGTCGATGGACACGAGGCCGTGATCGGTCCTGATGGGAAGATCGTTGTCGAGCCATCACTCGCAGCCCTCAAGCGGGCAGGGGCGACACTCCTCGTTGTTGGTACCGTTCCTGAACAGGAGTTGGACCGAGCCGCTGCGACGTTGCTCGGCGACCCTGATGCTGCTCGCGCTCCCGTGTTCATCCACCATGGACAAGATCTCGAGACCGCCCGCCGTCGCCTGTCGATGACGGGTCTGGCTGCGTCAAATGCCACGGCCTTAGTTGATCAATCAACTGCGAGGGCAGGAACAGCAGCAGCCTCTGACGGGCCCAATACCGATGGCGGTCACGGGCTGACGATTGTCCCAGTTTCGGGCGGAATAAAAGCCTTTCCTGATATTGTTCACGAAACCATTTCGGCGATTAACCCAAGCGTGCCAGGAGAACTGAGAGTTAGCGTTGATTCCGTCCGCGCCATGCTCGGTTCAAGTGACCTCAAGCAAACCAGCGGGGTTCTCAAAGAGATCAGTCATATGGTTCATGATCACAACGGAGTAGGCCACTTCCTGCTCCCGATCGAGGCAGACAGCGACGAAGTTGAAGCGCTCGCACCGATATTCGATGCGGTCGTCGAACTTCGTATGGGTGACGTCGGCATTGAGCAGCAGTGGCGGCTCACAGCGACCGGGTATGAGACGCCCTGGTTCTCTCTTGGATGACAGTCGAGATTCGCGAGTGCGACGAGAAGTCTGGGATCAGCGTCATCGACCACATTGAAGGCCGACGGTTTTCGCTGTCGATTCAGCCGGCGGTCACGCTAGAAATGGGCTCGGAGAACCGGTTTCGGGCTCCAATTGACGATGCTGTTTCATGTCAGGTCGAGGAACTCGAGCTGCCGTATGTAGTAGCAGTCCTAGTTCGTGATGCGAGCGGGGAGATGGTGGCCGAGTGTCACGACTTCGCTTGGGAAGAACTGCCTGATGCCGAATATGAAATCGAGATCGCAGCCCCAATCAAGCTCTATCTGCGGGTGTCGGGGCAAGTGACCATACGCTCGTCGAGCGATACAATGTATCTCTCGTTCGGTGAAGTGACTTCGGTTGACCTGGCAGCCCGATCGTACCACGATCAGCCAGCGGCGACGGTCACAACAACAGCTGCTCCCGAAGATCTGATGGCGGCTATTTCGACGTTTGGATCGGCGCTCAAGACGACCAGTCCGGAGCGATCGTTTCCGTCCCTTCGGGGACATCCCCCCGCGATCGAGCTTGGTGAATCACTGTCAATTCCAGAGGCAGTCGCTCCACCCGAAACAGGCTTGCAAATCGAGGTACCCCCTACCCGCTCAGCCGTGTACTCCGTCGCGACATTGGCTCACTATCTCGGCGCTCGCGTCGTACCAGGTGAGACTGCCCGCCTGCTTGCCGATGACACTACCGTCCGATCTCTGGAGGGGCCAGACGGTCTCCAGGGAGCCGTCACTGAAACATTACAGCAGATGTTCTTGCTCGATTGTGTCGTCCGGACAGTAGGGCGGTATCCGTTAGACCTCCACGAACGTCGGGAACTCACAGAACGAGTGGATATCCCGCTTCGAGACCTCTATGACGCGCCGATCTCTGAGCGCGTCACTCGTTATCTGGACATCCCCTCTGAATCGGTACTGGATCTGGTTCCGACGTGGTACTTGTCGACGCATCTGTCGCCAGCACCGGCTTCGACGGAATTTCTCCCGTATGCGGCGAACGCATTGTCGACCATCAGCGTTGAGCAACGGGAACCGATCGACCCCCACCCAATCTCTCCACCAGGATATGAGGAATTCGTCAGGTCTACAATATCGCCGACTGACACAGCCAATTCGTCGCCGGAATTATCATATGTTCGGGTTTCAGCCACCGATACACTCGAACGCGCTTGGTTCGGCGAGGGGCGTTCTGTGAATGCGAACGATCTGCACTTAGGCGGTGTCCGGAACCGATTTGACTCTCAAGCAACCGGTGACCCCATCAATATCGGCGTTGTTTGTAATGATGATCAAATGGGTGCCGAGGTGGGCGATGGCGATCTCTACGGTGACCGCGAGGAACTTCCATTTACAGTGACCGTCCACAGGAGTCTCGCCCGCGATGATCTACGGGCCCTACTCGCAACAGATCTCGATTTCCTCCATTATATCGGCCACGTGGAGCATGGCGGATTCGTCTGTCGCGATGGGGTGCTCAACGCATCCGATCTTGCTACCGTGGGTGTCGATACGTTCTTCTTGAATGGGTGCCGGTCCTACAATCAGGGATTGGCTCTCATCGAAGGGGGAAGCATCGGTGGGATCGTAACCCACGGCGCAGTCGATAACACAAACGCGACTGCCATCGGCCAGCTCGTTGCGGGGCTACTCAATGCCGGCTATTCACTTAGATCGGCTCTTACAGTTGTGGGGCATCGCTATACCGTCGAAGGGCGCTATACCGTTATCGGTGATGGTGGCGTCCAGGTCGCGCAATCCGAGAACGGGACACCGAATCTCTTGCGGGTCGTCCGGCCACCGGACGACGAGGGATATGAGCTTCGGATAGCGACGTATCCAACGCTTGGGCCGGCAATGGGTGCCTGTTACACGCCCTATGTTCCCAGCGTTGACCAACATTTTCTCGTCGGTGGTGAACTTCCGCCAATCAGGCTATCGCTGCCAGAAATCGTCAATCTCCTCTCTCTTGAGAGAGTTCCAGCGATTGTGGACGACGAGTTTCACTGGTCAACTGATGTCACTTCTGCCGACCTTCCTTAGCCGATAGTGGACCCGTTGCCGGCGGCTACGGTGCCTGCCTGGGACAGGAGGAGGCATATCGTAAACAATACGCCCATTAGTCGTGGGTTATCGGCTAGAGTTGCGGTGAGAGAACTGTTTTCTGCCATTGCGTCCGTTCGTTGCGACCTGGATCTCATGGACTTTCGGGTGTACATTTGAACTCAAGTAATACCCCACTACTCCACCGGCTACCCGATCATAACAAATAATATACTATTTCTTAGACGAGTTTGACACAGTAACTTTACTAGGGTCGCCGCCGTCGGTCGAGCACGAACCATGGAACCCGACGAGGGCGACGCTACACCCGGGGAAACACCGGTCGAGACGGCGATCCAGCAGTACCTCGACAGCGTCGAGGCTGGCAACTCCCGGAAGAACTTCGCGTCGACCCTCGCGACGTGGCGCACCTGGCTGCGCGAGGAGCGCGGTGTGACGAACCTCGAGGATCTGAACGTCCTCGATTGCCGCCGATACGCACGGCACCTCAAGAAACGGGCCCGCGACGGCGATCTAAAAGCGAGTACCGCAACTACCTACTACGCGTACGTCCGCGCATTCCTCACGTTCTGTGTCGCCGACGAACTCCTCGATACGAATCCGGCGAAGGCCAAGCGCGCCACCGACGAGCTCCCCGAGGACCTCGGTGACGCCGACCGGCAGTTCTGGCGGGAAAAGGAGCGGCAGGCGATCATGCGCTACGTCGACGATCGTGTCGACCACGCTCTTGACGAAGAAGCGGACGTGAGTCGTGAGCGGGCCTTTCGCGACCGAGCAGTCGTCTATCTCCTGGGACTCTCTGGTGTTCGCGGCGCGGAGGTGTTCGCTGAACCCTCAGACGACAAGCGGAACGGCATCACCTGGGGAGACGTCCAACTCAACGCCGGCGCTGTCCGCGTCCTCGGGAAGTCACGAGAATACGAGTATGCCCAGCTTCCCGAGCGGGCCGCAACGACATTAGAGCGGTACAGGACTGTCCTAGATCCCCCAACCGATGAATGGCCGGTCTTTCCCAGTGGACACGCCCCGTCGAAATATCGCGCCGTTCGCGAGCAGCTGGCCCACGAGGGAATTTCGGACGGCGAGATCGAGACCATCCTCGAACGCAACGATATCGATACAGTGCTCCGAGAATATGAGGTCATTCCACCAGCGCTATCGACGAACAGTGCTCGCAACTTGATGAAGCGGCTGTGTGATAGTGCTGACCTCGATGTCGACGGTGACTACCTGAAGCCACACGGTGCCCGTCGAGGGCTTGGTCACGAGCTCTACGCGAGCGGCCACGCCGAACTCGCCCAATCAGCACTCCGACACGCGAGCATCGAGACGACCCACGAGTCGTACTCCGACATCCAAGCAGCTGAAACCGCGAAGCAAGTCGACGATCTCCTCAAGGACTGAATTAACCAACACTATTCCAATTGTATCGAGACTGTTGGTTAAAGCAGAAGGGGAGTCTCCTGACCATGTATTAATCCTAATATTAAGATTAATTCTAGAAACAACCGGTCAGCTGTAGTGACTCAGCTATCATTGGTTACGGATGGAAGCGTGAGAACTCCCAAGCTTTGTTGAACACTTGAGGTCTGAAAGGTTGCCGGAGTCGTGCTGAACGTAGAGCGCTATCGGGTACGAAGGCGGGACGATGTGCCTGGTGACTATATCGCTAAATACAGCGAAATATCTA is part of the Natronosalvus caseinilyticus genome and encodes:
- a CDS encoding ParA family protein translates to MTQTAKIAVTNQKGGVGKTTVAINVAGALNARGRNVLFVDIDPQGNATEDLGMPEAYDKEPPSLFDCLTDAEKREYVTQIIQEHPEMDVLPSNIDMTAAEPELTLSRRGGEQLDILLEYVEDDYDYIIVDSPPNLGNLTDNALYATQNILIPALAESTSKRAFELLFDHVEMLELDYEIEISEVGVVANRIDVRKNQALEMVEWIDAAFDDVPVWRVRERADVQYALEEGVSLLEYNPESDMCDVFLDIADGLDSQFGFEETEVRA
- a CDS encoding DUF7344 domain-containing protein; its protein translation is MDNDRGGSPSASDETRRQLDKLLAVLSNQRRRDLLYHLLAVEVTDVETLAIEMSAEIESVPTTEVSNEIREQMQINLVHTDLPKLVEIGAIEFDRRTGDIRSRNFSPLLDQIVETCQNIEIDG
- a CDS encoding DUF7504 family protein, with amino-acid sequence MRWPFLTAGRSLPSQPFDPDVERAATVLVPPAAAAMGADPFTISTLNDRIDPDSVDRILANFPTDSQSGVRIAIEVSWDGASVLVRDDGHIEEYPTDQSSDHREAAVTLKHDWQGRSSLLWSVSQAIATKSAKSPAEISELLRKWLDPDALDRLLQPLFDETERHDSRLFLSVDGHEAVIGPDGKIVVEPSLAALKRAGATLLVVGTVPEQELDRAAATLLGDPDAARAPVFIHHGQDLETARRRLSMTGLAASNATALVDQSTARAGTAAASDGPNTDGGHGLTIVPVSGGIKAFPDIVHETISAINPSVPGELRVSVDSVRAMLGSSDLKQTSGVLKEISHMVHDHNGVGHFLLPIEADSDEVEALAPIFDAVVELRMGDVGIEQQWRLTATGYETPWFSLG
- a CDS encoding DUF7503 family protein, with the protein product MAENSSLTATLADNPRLMGVLFTICLLLSQAGTVAAGNGSTIG
- a CDS encoding tyrosine-type recombinase/integrase, which produces MEPDEGDATPGETPVETAIQQYLDSVEAGNSRKNFASTLATWRTWLREERGVTNLEDLNVLDCRRYARHLKKRARDGDLKASTATTYYAYVRAFLTFCVADELLDTNPAKAKRATDELPEDLGDADRQFWREKERQAIMRYVDDRVDHALDEEADVSRERAFRDRAVVYLLGLSGVRGAEVFAEPSDDKRNGITWGDVQLNAGAVRVLGKSREYEYAQLPERAATTLERYRTVLDPPTDEWPVFPSGHAPSKYRAVREQLAHEGISDGEIETILERNDIDTVLREYEVIPPALSTNSARNLMKRLCDSADLDVDGDYLKPHGARRGLGHELYASGHAELAQSALRHASIETTHESYSDIQAAETAKQVDDLLKD